The Oncorhynchus masou masou isolate Uvic2021 chromosome 13, UVic_Omas_1.1, whole genome shotgun sequence genomic interval AAAATGTCTGATTTTATGGAAGGCAAAAATCAGAGAGATCATACTTAATATAAGCATGCTGTCAGGTCGTCTGCTATTCAATGTTCAGGTACTCTAAAAGGGCACTTGTGGTGTTCAGATTTTTCCTGAAATGTATTGAAATGCAGACTGACAATGTTATTGATTATGTATTGTAAAGGCCAAACAGCATTTATTTGAACGTATAGACTCCTGTTCCCTGGGTGTGCTTAATGTGTCTGATACAATAGTAGGTCTAGATATTCAGTCCACAGATGCCCTATTGGAATGTGTTCTTGGGGTAACAGTCATACCATAATAGACTCCTGTTCCCTGGGTGTGCTTAATGTGTCTGATACAATAGTAGGTCTAGATATTCAGTCCACAGATGCCCTATTGGAATGTGTTCTTGGGGTAACAGTCAAACCATAATACACATACTATTTCCTGGCATGATTCAATCAGTAACCGTATCTCTCAAACTGTCCATTAACTATTACAACTCATCACGCATCTTGTCTCCTTTGGGTCGCACCATTCTGCCGATGAAGAGGATGGAGTTGGTCTTGTTGTCCTTCACCAGGAAGATGAAGGGATGGTCAGCATAGAACAACTTGGGGTTCCTCAGCTTCTCACTTCCGAAGATGCTGGTGTCGATGGGGTTCCCCTCGATGTCCCACTCCATTGAAGAGGCGTGGAACACGTTGGAGAGGTACAGGTCCTTCTTGCCGGAGATGTTGGACAGATCGGCCTTGGTTTTGTCCACAGCGTCGGTCAGACCAAGTTCACCAAGAGTTTTCTGGAGAGAATTGTACAATAGACAGTGAAATATGGAGAAACGTTTCATATGTAATTCAAATATGTTCTTTCAAAGTCAAGCTTGCGAGTTGAGTCATAGTTTATGAGATAAGTCTTTAATGACCCTTAAATCTATTGCAAACAATATAATTGCAATGATATAATTACCTGGAGGTTGTGGCTAACCTCCATGCTGACTTTGGGCAGAGAGATGGCCACGGCCCTCTCCTCCATCTTGCCCATCCAGGTTTCCAGCTGCTTGCGGGTCAGCAGCTTCTCCAGCCTGTCAAGGGGTTCCAGGTGATAGGGCATGATGAACACCAGGCTGGACTGCTTCTGGCCCAGTGGCATGTCCAGCACAAACAACCTGTTCTCTGTGTCATCATGAAACTTATAGAGACCTGTGGAACACAGTCATGGGATGAGAATAGATGAGTCAAGTTCTCTTGATAATGATGTAGATAATGTCTTATATTAAGGCTTATAGTACGGTATGTCTCTATTCAAAGGTTAGTGAAACCTACCGGTGCGATGCATCATGGGAACAGAGACTGTGAATGAACGGGTCACCAGGAAGCCACGGTTGTCTACCATCGTCTCATGGAACTTCTCATCCCAGTGAGCTGGAGACAGAGGATAATGTTTTCTAAAGATATTCACATCTCACAATCTTACTGTTTAATACGCCCCAATAtaaacagtaataacagtagtcAAAGtgactaactactaggctactgTGTGTTTTTGAATAACTCTACTTACGCTTGAAGAACATAGCGTTGGCGATCGTTGCTCCGTCAGCATTCTGCACATCCTTGGTGATCTCAGGCAGCTTGCCGTCTGTCGACTTGGACGCCCATTCGTTGATGGAGTTCACTGCGCTCCTCTTGTCCCTGAGGTTGATCTTCGAGTGGTCATAGTTGTAGTGCTTCTTGCTGCTCTTCACAAAGTTGTCGGCGAAGGTGACCGAGCTGGGGCCGTAGAGGCGGTTACTGATCTTCCATGTGACGTTCCGGGTCTTGGGGTCGCTGACCTCAGTCAGGAGCTCTGACAGGCCTGTGTGCAGGTGCTCGTCCTTCAGGGCGTCAGCGCTGAGGACAGACTTGACCTGGGAAGCGGTGGATGCCTTGCCCCCGAGGGCCACCATGCCCAGGGAGGAGGCCACCACCACAGGGGATATCAGGATGTTGTCAAGGCCCTTCTCCTTGGCCACCGTGTGGTAGAGGCTGAAGGCCAGGTTGGCGCTCTTGTCAGCCATGGTGGTGGCATGGCTGCTCAGCTTCTTCTTGTCTTCTCCGGAGGCCGCAACGGCCAGGAGGCACAGAACTACAACGTTGGTTACCCACATCCTTTCTGTCTTCTGGTTGTTGAGCAGCTATAGAAGCCTGAAAACAGACAAAAATACAATAATGTTGGAAATCCTGTGTTGGTATTTGAGGCCATTGTTTCAAAGGGTCCATTTTTGTATAGCCTGTATACGCTGAGTATGTTGAGGTTTTGCCCTCAGAAAagactcaatttgtcagggcatgggtTCAATAAGGCATTGAAAccatttcacagggatgctggcccatgttgaccccaatgcttcccgcagttgtctcaagttggctggatgtcctgttgagtgtgaaaaacccagtagtgttgcagttcttgacacaaaccggtgtgcttgGCACCTACCATACCcatttcaaaggcacttaaagcgtgtcttgcccattcaccctgtgAATGgcacaaacacaatccatgtctaaattgtctaaaggcttaaaattccttctttagcctgtctcctcttcataacaagtgacatcaataagggatcatagctttcacctggattcacctgttcaacctatgtcatggaaagagcaagtgttcttaatgttttgtttacTGAGTGTAATGTGTTATTACAGTGTGGTTTTAGAATGAGGTCCCACATATTCAGCAATTAAATGACATTAACCACCACGTTGGCTGCATAAATGAATGGGTTCCAATTTTAGGCAGCCATGTTTCTAGCCACGTCAGCAGCTGTAGAAATCTTGAGCTATAGCAGCAGCCAGGAGTGCTGGGCTCTGACTGAGGGTGTAATTTGATACCTCTCTGTGCTCTTGTTAATTGTAGAACAAAAAAGCACACAATTTCTAAAATAAATTGTGATATTCAGAATTAGAGATATTATTACTGCACAATTTTGTCAATAGATCATGTCAACATAGAACCTATGGAGGTACTTTTTAGCTGTTACTAACAGTAGCCCTCTTTTCTTTGCCCGACTTGTTCAAACAAAAGGAATAAATATGTAGCCCTCAGGATACATGTGGAGGACTGGCTTCTGATCAATCCTTTGATTTTCCACTACTTGTAAATTGCTTTCCTGCCTTCAAAAACATGGCAGTATATAGGCTGTTTAGCTTATTTTCACAGATTCTGAATTTTTCACTTTGTATGTCTTTACATCATTCTCTTGGGATACCTTGAAATGTTTTCATACTGATGTCAAGGTTTTCGTTTTTCATTCTGAAAGAAAAGAGGTGCATGTGGTAATCTCCATAGAGCAGGTGGTAAAGCATTAGTCAGACCCATACGGAGTTATTTTATTACTTCTAAATGTTGATATTCTTTCCATCTTCCCTTGATATAGGGCCCATTGTTGAAAACATTTTGTAGTTTATATTTTCTTGAATAATGATCCGTAGTTAGGTATAtcatgcatacacacacgcaaaACTTCTCTCATTGGTCAGTGCATGTCCAAGAAAAACATCCATCCAATCAGAAATGCCACAGTGGAACAGCATCAGTTCCACAGAGAACCAAGTTCGGATTTTTTACAACATCCCACCACTCCCAAAATCATCTATGCAATGTTAGTCACTAGCAGTTctgcttgtttgtgtgtgcaaTTACCCTCAAAAGGGCACAGTGATGCTGAAACGTTGGTgttttacccaataaattactggcacacatacgtatatatacatacatggcAGTTATAACTGTACTTTGAGATAATATCGTTGCTTGATGATGCATGTTGATGTTTGGTTTACAATTATTCGATAAATTAAGAGAACCAAAAATCATTGCATTAACTTGATTAACTATAACTTGATTAACTATATATAGTTAATCAAGTTAATGCAATGATTTGTAGTTCCCTCTTAATGTATTGAATAATTAAAAAAACAATCATCAACATGCATCATCAAACAACGATATTATCTTAAAGTACACTTATAACTGCCATATCTAATATCCTTTACAGATACATTGCATGAACATCAATGCGGCATCCTATCAGCTACTCCAGTTCTCACCAGACAGTTGAGATAATAGGAAATATGTCATTTTACTAAACGTAAAGACTGAATCAGAATACATTCCACAGTTATGTTAAAAAGAGTTCCGTTTCAGAACCTTACTGCATGCACTGTACTTTGACTTTAAACATGAAAAACAGCTTTCCCAACAAACCATGGTCAAAAGAAAGCCTTCTCCCAGACTCTCCCAATCCTTACCTGGCAGAGCTTGGCACAATCTCTCTCAGCCCTCACTCTCTGGGTTCGCTTGTCTGTTGACTGATCCTACAGTTTTTTCTCTGGCCTTTATAGACCATGGAAAAGAAACTTCTGGAAGTTGGGAATGGGCTATGCAAATGTAAAACCTATGTGTCTCCTCTGGAGCAGAGACTCCAGACCTCCCCCTGGATCCATTTGATGCAGTGCTCTGCATGGTCCTAATGCTGTAGGCtgactcaatcacacacacagctttcaTCATATTCACTTTCACACATTTTCTAACTTTCACCAGCACAATAGATATGGGTATGGATGTGGTCATTTTGTTTTTATACAGAAAAGTGCAAGAAAAGTACAGAACAATAGTGTGGATATGTGCATGTCAGTGATGATATCCCTTTAGCTTCCTCTTGTAGTTGTGAATGGGCACACCGGGCACAATGCTCATATGCATGCGTATACGTGTATTGTATTTTCAATAACCCTGTTCAAAAGCAATGACTATGGAAGGGAATACACATGGCATTTATAACAGTAGTTGTAACCGTAGTTACTATAAGTTTGTAAAAGTAGTTACAGTTTCAGCCTCTCcatcacacacccctcccccataCTGCCACGTCTTCCTCAGCTGATTGCAGGCTTGTTTAGGATGGGGGTTGTGGAGCAGGAACTATAGCAGCAGTGCTGTAGAAATCAAGCTCTGTCCTAAACACGTCCTCACCAGTCCACATACAAGCAACTGAAATGGCTTTTTACACCATTTAAACGAAAAGTCATCTTTTATTGTAATACAATGTGAAATTCTGCCGGTACCATGAATAACTTCTCTGAAATAGATATAGTGAAATGTAATTCTGATGCCATCAGTTCACTGTGCATGTAGCTAGTTTTTCTCCAGAAACGCACATTTTTTGCAACCCTATTTTAAATTGCCCTCACATGCCAGCTGATGAGAGCCTTGCCTTTTGGTGATCGGGGAAGGTTCCCCGTGGCTTCTACAAACGTAACCTCGTTCCCACACCCATGCCACTGTTCCATGTCCCCACACCTTCCCCCAGGCTCCGTTTTTGAATTCTGTAGGAGTCAAATACTCTGAAATTCCTCAGCACCTGCATGAGGCAGGCCAGGCCTAGTTCAAACTAGCCTGGTCCAATCCCCAATGGATCTTATCTAATGCAAAGATGCCCCTATCCTGTTGTTTAGCAATACATTCGTTTTGTAGTGAGAACTCTATAAAACTCACTAGGGCCTCATACATGCATAATCCATTTTAATTCAGCAAACCAACATGGACTGAAAGGTGCTCCTGTGaaatattgtttattttattCTACTGCGCCATTTACTCTATGTTCATATTCTTATAGTTTATTTCTTGTTGTTGCATTGTAGAGAAGGAACCTGCACTTAAGCATTTAGTTGGCCAGTGTagaccatgtgtatcctgtacatatgaCTAATACAAATTCAAACTCCTGTGAAAGGATGGAGGGACTAGTACGCCTGGTGGAGATAGGGGCattttaaaaacaacaacatttatgtCGCTCTTCTGTAGCTCTTAAGCACTTAAATAGGAAATTAAAAGGCCTTTGGGGTGATACTAATTATTACTAAACCCACAAAGTTAAATGGTTAAGGACAAGAAACAGAAGTCTGCAGCTGCTACTGAAGAGGTTTCCTAAACATTTAATTTCCTGTTTAATCTCAATGTTCTTCAGTGTCATATTTTTTTCCCACGCACAACCCAGCTGAACTGTAATTTTGCTCTCATGCTTGTTTGACGTtagatactgtcacgccctggtcatagagaggcttttattctctattgtggttaggccagggtgtgactagggtgggcatcctatgttcctttttctatgtttttgtatttctttgtttttggccgggtatagttctcaatcagggacagctgtctatcgttgtctctgattgagaaccatacttaggtagctcttgcccacatgggttttgtgggtagttgctttctgttttgtacctgacggagctgtttcggttgttctttttgttagtttgtatttagtatttagtgttcagttctaTTTAATAAATGACGAATACGtaccatgctgcgccttggtcctcaccttcttccaccaacggccgttaCCGATACACTAACAGTGTTTTTGGTGCTTGAGATGTTCAACATGATTGGATATGTGAAACAGTATCGCTGTGCAGGATTCTGTACCTTCATTCAGCGACATGAGAGACACCAGGGATCTATTCAGTTAAAGGAAACTTGGGGGGTGCTGCCAAGACTAATGTATGATGTAAGACCTCAGTGATGTTGCCACGGTCCCGAATGATGTACATTTCTGTGGCATTACCTTTAGATCTGCGTCTTGAAGATAGGTAGAGAGCAGCATGTTTAAAGAATATCACAATCATGCAATTCACATATCGTGAATAGTCTACCATGAATAACATCTATGTACTGGATATCTTTCAGGAGGCATTTTGATGCCATATCAATAAATGTTTATACTGTGGTTGATAGTATGTGCAATCATTGACCAACAACAATACGTTTTAATAACAACTATTGAATTTCTGTCAAGTAAGTAACTAAACTTCCATCGCTTAGAATCAATCAAGTAAAAGAAATTCCAACATCCAGCGCTTGATCCAAACTCTTGAGCTCAACatattacatttgatttgttttaattATGATTTGATTCACTTTAACTCCTCTTCAGGTCTGTGACTGTGCTGATCTGGCAGAATAGGCTAATAACTGTCTGGGGGTGGGTtcaaagactgtataaaatagtCATCTAGGGAAGGGCTCGTAATACTTGGTTATTGGATTAGCATGCACTCTGGTGGTCTAAAGAGGTTCACATTTTCCATAAACGGAAACAAAGTTTCCTCCTAACAGTGCAATTGCTAAACTTGAGGGAGACTCAAGTTTTGCTAATTTTTAATTGAGGTCACATTTTGGCAGTTTAAAAGAATGGTAATATATTGTTGCGGCTTTAATATAACCCTGAGGTTAGCTCTGATTGAACTCCTATTCTCATTATCTGTCTTCTAAATATGGACTTCATATTTGATTAATTATACTCGTTAATCTGTTTCTTTTCCCATTTAGATAAGCATTCAAATTAAAGAGGGTGGCAAACTGAACATGTAAATATTCACAATGGGACTAATCCCATGCAATTCTATACATAGACACTAGATGGCAATCAAAACAAATAAATGCCTTGTCTGATCTGAAGTTTCTTGCACAGACAACACTTTTGATCCAATTGGAGAAGGTCAGAGTCAAGGAACCTTGGATCTTCTCCTCTAATACATTTTGAGAAAGAGGTCAGAAGAGAGTAAGTGAGAAATCAAGGAAGGACAATTGAAAAAGAGCCCAGTTCTCCATCACCTGAGCGATCACAAGCTGTTACGTTATAATTTTaccctctctccacacaccttCACCTGTACAAAGACCATAGTCTGTGACTTCCCCAATACCTCCCTCACCCAGCCACCCTCCCTGCTGCTTGGCTTTTTGGAGGAGAGACATACAGAATCATCAAACCAGCTGGAGTCTCTGACTAATGCCTGCATAGGGAGAGCAGGGGGTCTGCTACTCTGCTGAAGCTCCCTCACACATGAAATGTCACAGGAAGTAGTCTGAACACCACTCTGCCTCCCGTCCCCTGTGCCGTTGCAAGCTCCCAGCCAGTAAGtggagccgtgtgtgtgtgtgtgtgtgtgtttgaaatgtAGATGGGGGATCCACTCGATATGATGCATAATTTCATGTGAGGAGATTAATTGGATTTcaattatttattttccattaCTTCCATCCGAGGCTTGTTAATTCTCTGGCTAATTGAGAATTACAAAGTATAAATGAACCAGATGGATGCATAAAGGatctacactactacagtactaacATGATGTTCAATCATTTTGGGTGCCATCCACTTGTAAATGTCTTGACAACAATCACTTTGCAGTTCTCATTTAAGGTTCTCCCTCTGTCAAATTGAATTGATGTCAAAATAAGCATTTGCTGTTTGCTTAGATACATATAAATAGATGTTCCTTTTCTGaccacaaattcttatttacaatgacggcctaccctggccaagcccggacgacactgggccaaatgtgcacctccctatgggactcccaatcacggccggatgtgatacagcctggattcaaaccagggactgtagtgatgcgtctagctgctttagaccgctgtgccattcGGTATAACTTTCTGTTTATCAAGTAgtttcatatgtgtgtgtgtgtatatatatatatatatatatatatatatatatatatatatatatatatatatatatatatatatatatatatataactagttCTTTAGGTTTTTTCTGATCAGGTCACATGGTAAGGAAAAAACTTCAGGCCTTAACTATGATGGAAAATGAAACACTGCAAACATATAGAAAACATATAAGGTGAAGCATAGAGATAATTTTAGTCTGCACTTTTTAGGGCATTCTAATGTTGCTATTCTTTGTGTGGGAAATCTGGATGTGTGCAATTGCATGAATCAATTTGGACAGAGATGGCATGGTTTGAAATGAACAGCTGAGCCCCAACCAGAACAGAAGCTGCTGTTTATCATAGCCCGGTTCTGTTAACTACAATCAGTTCCGTTTGGGTGAGTGAGAATCAATGACAAAAGGTTTTATTAACCTCATTATCCAAATAAAACAGCATAATATTGTCCTGAGAGTTGCATCATCTATTGCTTTCTAAAGGCCTACATTCATGTTTTACATAATGAATGAAGAGAGCTGACAGCTTATTAGCACTTCATATTACCACAATATGAAGAAATACTCATGGCTGTAGTGACGGCAGTAGGGTTCCTGTTTCTCTTCTGGCTGGTGCTGCCTGTCCACCAACAATCTGACACTCAACAACATGGTGTTCTTTTTGCAGGGATTTATGAAGTAAAATGATAAGGCATTATAAGAGTCTTCGTCAGTAGAGTGTTGGCTGAAGATCATTTCATTTTATGATCCTATAGTAATTTCAACTCTTTGAGAATAATCAAgtacagtggggaaaaaagtatttagtcatccaccaattgtgcaagttctcccgcttaaaaagatgagagaggcctgtaattttcatcataggtacacttcaactatgacagacaaaattagaaaaaaaaatccagaaaatcacattgtatgattttaatgaatttgtttgcaaattatggtggaaaataagtatttggtcaataacaaaagtttatctcaatactttgttatataccctttgttggcaatgacagaggtcaaacgttttctgtaagtcttcacaaggttttcacacactgttgctggtattttggcccattcctccatgcagatctcctctagagcagtgatgttttggggttgttgctaggcaacacggactttcaactccctccaaagagtttctatggggttgagatctggagactggctaggccactccaggaccttgaaatgcttcttatgaagccactccttcgttgcccgggcggtgtgtttgggatcattgtcatgctgaaagacccagccacgtttcatcttcaatgcccttgcggatggaaggttttcactcaaaatctcacgatacatggccccattcattatttcctttacacggatcagtcgtcctggtccctttgcataaaaacagccccaaagcatgatgtccCGCCCcctgcttcacagtaggtatgatgttctttggatgcaactcagcattttttgtcctccaaacacgacgagttgagtttttaccaaaaagttctatttcggtttcatctgaccatatgacattctcccaatcttcttctgaatcatccaaatgctctctagccatcttcagacgggcctggacatgtactggcttaagcagggggacacgtctggcactgcaggatttaagtccctggcggcgtagtgtgttactgatggtaggctttgttactttagtcccagctctctgcaggtcattcactaggtcctcctggttctgggatttttgctcaccattcttgtgatcattttgaccccacggggtgagatcttgcgtggagccccagatcgagggagattatcagtggtcttgtatgtcttccatttcctaataaatgctcccacagttgatttcttcaaaccaagctgcttacctattgcagattcagtcttcccagcctggtgcaggtctacaattttgtttctggcgtcctttgacagctctttggtcttggccatagtggagattggagtgtgactgtttaaggTTGTGGACATTTTGAATAAAAAAAGCTTTCAATCACTGCCACCCAATCCTGCATGATGGGCCTTATCCCGACTTAGGAATTTATGCCTTTCCTACATACACCTTTCCTACacacttctcagtatttggtatttaGACTTCTGTTTTTTAGTTGTGTAAGGGAGCCCTGCAGCTCTGGCTACCTTGAACATCCTAAATGAATTTCATTCAACCACTGAAAACTCTCACCCTTactggccaacagattttctcgtggagttttcattcaatgTGGCTTTAATCCATCCCTTTGAATACGGTGTACCATTAATTATAATTTTGTCTACAGACTCAATAGAATACATCAAGAAAACGAGGTCAgaatatttttacctttatttaaccaggcaagtcagttaagaacaaattcttattttcaatgatggcctaggaacagtgggttaactgcctgttcaggggcagaacgacagatttgtaccttgtcagcttggggatttgaacttgcaaccttttggttactagtccaacgctctaaccactaggctatataAGGATCAATGAAAGAAATCCATCTATGCATATTTGTCTGTTTTAGCACCAactggtagatttaaaaatactctgatcttgtaAATTATTTAGGCACATGTTTTTGGTTAGGAATAAAAAATACAGTGGTTTGATTCACCCTGAAAATTGTTATATTCAAGCTCAATCCATAAAAAAAGTGTACAATAGTGGTTGAACAATAGTCCTACAAATCCACCTTAATTctcactaatcatggaactgtATGACAGCAGTCCAATCTTCATGAACCGTgcgccaggctccaggtttaacctGCTACGTGTGGTAtgagttccataatgattcaaaagGCTATATGTCCCAAATTATTGCACAACGTTAGCCTAATATGATCCACTCATGCAAGCGACCCTCTGGAACAACTACACAGAGGAAAGAAAGATAATACAAGCATTTTGCTaaatctgctaaacacgtgtatgtgacaaataatatgtgatttgatttgatttaaacagaatggaatggaatgattAAAAAATAAATCATGTAGGTATTAGTGACTGTGGCTCCTGATAGAGGCTAACAGTTAACATGATACTAATTGTAAAAGAAAACAGAGTAAAGCCCAGGCATATAATCAAAACATTCTTAAGTGCATACATCAACTCTGCAGGTCCCTATAGAAGCCAATAGCTTGGGTCTCCATTTCATCCAAACAAATTATGAGGCCACACAATTAAAATTCAGAATTACGgcacctcttacacttatggtggcgctatttcatttttggaagaaaaacgttcccgttttaaacaagatattttgtcacaaaaagatgctcgactatgcatataattgctgctgttcgaaagaaaacactctgacgtgtccagaaatacaaatatcttctctgtgcgtgccctttaacgtgagcttcaggcaaaaccaagatgacttggcatccaggaaatgacaaggatttttgaggctctgtctttcatgatctccttatatggctgtgaacgcaagaggaatgagtctgccctttctgtcgtttccccaaggtgtctgcagcattgtgacgtatttgtaggcagatcgttggaagattgaccataagagaccacatttaccacgtgtccgcccggtgtcctgcgccgaaattggtgcgcaaaagtcacctgccagtatttttccatggggcacagagagagaagcaagcttccatgaactgcatgtcaatgaagagatatgtgaaaaaacaccttgaggattgattccaaacaacgtttgccatgtttcactGTGCAAAAGGGTCCGCAATACATTTGTTTCCATATGGCTGGTTTCACATTAATCTCCAGGGA includes:
- the LOC135553076 gene encoding serpin H1-like, whose translation is MWVTNVVVLCLLAVAASGEDKKKLSSHATTMADKSANLAFSLYHTVAKEKGLDNILISPVVVASSLGMVALGGKASTASQVKSVLSADALKDEHLHTGLSELLTEVSDPKTRNVTWKISNRLYGPSSVTFADNFVKSSKKHYNYDHSKINLRDKRSAVNSINEWASKSTDGKLPEITKDVQNADGATIANAMFFKPHWDEKFHETMVDNRGFLVTRSFTVSVPMMHRTGLYKFHDDTENRLFVLDMPLGQKQSSLVFIMPYHLEPLDRLEKLLTRKQLETWMGKMEERAVAISLPKVSMEVSHNLQKTLGELGLTDAVDKTKADLSNISGKKDLYLSNVFHASSMEWDIEGNPIDTSIFGSEKLRNPKLFYADHPFIFLVKDNKTNSILFIGRMVRPKGDKMRDEL